Proteins encoded by one window of Campylobacter concisus:
- a CDS encoding imidazole glycerol phosphate synthase has translation MDFQNIQKQISVLKESLTALEQNSEHEIGLAVGVVEFNKNADELKKKLTNLKGESDFFKSVFNTEDYYENISTYLEQIKRSLNYKIEKNGVSFKANENLQESYVAILNIIEILVAEYQIQNKNKAKNLFSRTTDTTQIKSLLEELNTLQERIHNVLHIHSRIVSNVILQNFKIIYTFFYNCIKAAKQRKDELLLVEIAGITDKIITMIKPVFSAKILNTNELIYHYLIFELKELKACAIGEELV, from the coding sequence ATGGATTTTCAAAATATTCAAAAACAAATTTCGGTACTAAAAGAAAGTTTGACAGCACTAGAACAAAATAGTGAACACGAGATCGGCTTGGCAGTTGGAGTTGTTGAGTTTAATAAAAATGCTGATGAACTTAAAAAAAAACTTACAAATTTAAAAGGTGAAAGCGATTTTTTTAAAAGTGTCTTTAATACAGAGGATTATTATGAAAACATTAGTACTTATTTGGAGCAGATAAAGAGAAGCTTAAACTATAAAATTGAGAAAAACGGTGTGAGCTTTAAGGCAAATGAAAATTTACAAGAGAGCTATGTCGCCATTTTAAATATAATAGAAATTTTAGTAGCAGAGTATCAAATACAAAATAAAAATAAAGCGAAAAATCTCTTTTCTAGGACAACAGATACTACTCAAATAAAATCACTACTTGAAGAGCTAAATACTCTACAAGAGCGCATACATAATGTTTTGCATATTCATTCTAGGATAGTTTCAAATGTTATTTTGCAAAATTTTAAGATAATTTATACGTTCTTTTATAATTGTATTAAGGCTGCAAAGCAACGCAAAGATGAGCTTTTGCTAGTGGAGATCGCGGGTATAACTGATAAGATAATAACTATGATAAAACCAGTCTTTAGTGCAAAAATTTTAAATACAAATGAGCTTATTTATCATTACTTAATCTTTGAGCTAAAAGAACTAAAAGCTTGTGCGATAGGTGAGGAGCTAGTTTAA
- a CDS encoding methionine ABC transporter ATP-binding protein: MIKIENLTKFYGSTQILYDVNLEVAKGEIFAIVGHSGAGKSTLLRCINGLESYQGGSLKVFDQEIKNLDETQQRHLRRDVGMIFQHFALMARKNVFENVATPLKFWGYKSDETEKRVRELLNLVGLESKAKSYPSELSGGQKQRVAIARALALNPKILLSDEATSALDPNTTNQILELLEKINKELDISVVIVTHEMEVVKSIAKRAILLEGGKIIGSGSIEELFLKPDEKMKEFLGEVEILPSTGTNIRLFFPKEVAQNSVITHMARSLNIDFNIVWGKLEKLNDNVLGSLVINIDEKDKENVLNYIKQSGVLWEVA, from the coding sequence GTGATAAAAATAGAAAATTTAACCAAATTTTATGGCAGTACGCAGATACTTTATGATGTAAATTTGGAGGTTGCAAAGGGCGAAATTTTTGCTATCGTGGGGCACAGCGGTGCTGGCAAATCAACGCTTTTAAGGTGCATAAACGGACTTGAGAGCTATCAAGGTGGCAGCTTAAAAGTCTTTGATCAAGAGATAAAAAATTTAGATGAGACACAGCAGAGACATTTAAGGCGAGATGTTGGGATGATATTTCAGCATTTTGCCTTGATGGCTAGAAAAAACGTCTTTGAAAACGTCGCTACTCCGCTTAAATTTTGGGGTTATAAAAGCGATGAAACTGAAAAAAGAGTGAGAGAGCTTTTAAATTTAGTCGGTCTTGAAAGCAAGGCAAAGAGCTATCCAAGCGAGCTAAGCGGCGGCCAGAAACAGCGTGTGGCGATCGCTAGAGCGCTTGCTTTAAATCCTAAAATTTTACTAAGTGACGAGGCGACTTCGGCTCTTGATCCAAACACGACAAATCAAATTTTAGAGCTGCTTGAAAAGATAAACAAAGAGCTAGATATCAGCGTTGTCATCGTCACTCACGAGATGGAGGTCGTAAAATCGATCGCAAAACGAGCGATCTTGCTAGAAGGCGGCAAGATCATAGGCTCTGGAAGCATCGAAGAGCTATTTTTAAAGCCAGATGAGAAGATGAAAGAGTTTTTGGGTGAAGTTGAAATTTTGCCAAGCACTGGCACAAATATCAGACTATTTTTCCCAAAAGAAGTGGCTCAAAACAGCGTGATCACGCACATGGCAAGAAGCCTAAATATCGACTTTAACATAGTCTGGGGCAAGCTTGAAAAGCTAAACGACAACGTCCTTGGCTCACTTGTCATAAACATAGATGAAAAAGATAAAGAAAACGTACTTAACTATATCAAGCAAAGTGGCGTTTTATGGGAGGTCGCTTGA
- the murI gene encoding glutamate racemase translates to MKIGIFDSGLGGLSVLNEALSKLSEHDFLYYADVKNVPYGQKSRDEILKFSFDAVKFLIENGANAVVVACNTATSVAIKELRANLNVPIIGMEPAVKKAHDLSHNDALKTLVIATPVTVNGAKLKELIANLHAKDKTELLALPRLVNFAENGEFDTENVKSYLKEELAKFDLSKFGFLVLGCTHFNYFKDSLREILPSAISIIDGNEGTINRLISELGLKISTLNKAPKVRFFYSGDEVFSKFELDKISRNLTHLEKMRAIC, encoded by the coding sequence ATGAAGATAGGTATATTTGACTCAGGACTTGGCGGACTGAGCGTCTTAAATGAAGCTTTAAGTAAGCTTAGCGAGCATGATTTTTTATATTACGCAGACGTTAAAAATGTCCCGTATGGACAAAAAAGCAGGGATGAGATCTTAAAATTTAGCTTTGATGCGGTGAAATTTCTCATAGAAAATGGCGCAAACGCCGTTGTAGTAGCTTGTAACACGGCAACAAGCGTGGCGATAAAAGAGCTTAGAGCAAATTTAAATGTACCCATAATCGGCATGGAGCCAGCTGTAAAAAAAGCTCATGACTTAAGCCATAATGATGCCTTAAAGACGCTTGTCATAGCCACTCCAGTCACTGTAAATGGCGCAAAACTAAAAGAGCTGATCGCAAATTTACACGCAAAAGATAAGACTGAGCTGCTCGCTCTACCACGCCTTGTAAATTTTGCTGAAAATGGGGAATTTGACACCGAGAATGTGAAATCATATCTAAAAGAAGAGTTAGCTAAATTTGATCTAAGCAAATTTGGTTTTTTAGTGCTTGGCTGCACACACTTTAACTATTTTAAAGATAGTCTAAGAGAAATTTTGCCATCAGCTATAAGTATAATTGATGGCAACGAAGGGACAATAAACCGCCTTATAAGCGAGCTTGGACTAAAAATTTCTACTTTAAATAAAGCCCCAAAAGTTAGATTTTTCTATTCTGGTGATGAAGTATTCAGTAAATTTGAGCTAGATAAAATTTCAAGAAATTTAACTCATCTAGAAAAGATGAGGGCGATTTGCTAG
- a CDS encoding methionine ABC transporter permease, translating into MFGIDFSKFPDVFSRILLPAIGETLYMSIVSTLLAFAIGLIPAVLLILSDKDGLKPNKQLYFVLDIVINVLRSFPFIILIIVLFPVTKMIVGTSIGTTAAIVPLTIGAAPFVARLIENALKEVDKGIIEAAQSFGSSKFQIIFRVMFVEALPGIISAFTLTLIVNIGFSAMAGAVGGGGLGSVAINYGYQRFRPDIMLYTVVILIIMVQIFQVLGNYLYKISKK; encoded by the coding sequence ATGTTTGGTATTGATTTTTCTAAATTTCCAGATGTTTTCTCTAGGATACTTTTGCCAGCTATCGGCGAGACGCTATATATGAGCATAGTCTCTACCCTGCTCGCCTTTGCCATAGGCCTCATACCTGCGGTTTTGCTCATTCTTTCAGACAAAGACGGGCTAAAGCCAAACAAGCAGCTTTATTTTGTGCTCGATATCGTTATAAACGTGCTTAGAAGCTTTCCGTTTATCATTTTGATCATTGTGCTCTTTCCGGTCACAAAAATGATAGTAGGCACAAGCATCGGCACCACGGCTGCGATCGTTCCGCTAACTATCGGAGCGGCTCCCTTTGTGGCAAGGCTCATTGAAAATGCTCTAAAAGAGGTTGATAAAGGCATCATCGAAGCTGCTCAAAGCTTTGGTAGCTCAAAATTTCAGATCATCTTTCGTGTGATGTTTGTAGAGGCGCTTCCTGGCATCATCTCGGCATTTACGCTAACGCTTATCGTAAATATCGGCTTTTCAGCGATGGCTGGTGCAGTTGGCGGTGGCGGACTAGGATCTGTTGCTATAAACTACGGATATCAGAGATTTCGCCCAGATATCATGCTCTACACCGTGGTTATTCTTATCATTATGGTTCAAATTTTTCAAGTTCTAGGTAACTACTTATATAAAATTTCTAAAAAATAG
- a CDS encoding MetQ/NlpA family ABC transporter substrate-binding protein — protein sequence MKKLLLTSLVALGLSVSANAADKSKTIIVGATPIPHAEILEVVKPILAKDGYTLEIKEFNDYTTPNLATEDGDLDANFFQHIPYLEEFNKNKGTHLVKTVGVHLEPMGVYSKKIKDIKELKDGAVVSIPNDPTNESRALDIIASAGLIKLNNNPLKTPLDIVDNPKKLKFEEIETAQVPRTLDDVTIAVINTNYALNANLNPVKDALVLESKNSPYVNYVVVKSGNENSPKIKALDKAINSSEVKKFIEIKYNGAILPAF from the coding sequence ATGAAAAAACTACTTCTTACCTCTTTAGTTGCCCTAGGCCTTAGCGTTAGCGCAAATGCTGCTGACAAGTCAAAAACAATAATCGTCGGTGCTACACCTATCCCACATGCTGAAATTTTAGAGGTTGTAAAGCCTATTTTGGCAAAAGATGGCTACACACTTGAGATCAAAGAATTTAACGACTACACCACGCCAAACCTTGCGACAGAGGACGGCGACCTTGACGCAAACTTCTTTCAGCACATCCCATATCTTGAAGAATTTAACAAAAACAAAGGCACTCACCTTGTAAAAACAGTTGGCGTTCATCTTGAGCCAATGGGCGTTTATTCTAAAAAGATTAAAGACATAAAAGAGCTAAAAGATGGCGCGGTTGTTTCTATCCCAAATGACCCAACAAACGAGAGCCGCGCACTTGACATCATAGCCAGCGCTGGACTTATCAAGCTAAACAACAACCCGCTAAAAACCCCACTTGATATAGTTGATAACCCTAAAAAGCTTAAATTTGAAGAGATCGAGACTGCTCAAGTGCCAAGAACACTTGATGACGTTACTATCGCAGTTATCAACACAAACTACGCGCTAAATGCAAATCTCAATCCGGTAAAAGACGCACTTGTGCTTGAAAGCAAAAATAGCCCATATGTAAACTACGTTGTAGTAAAGTCTGGCAACGAAAATAGCCCTAAAATAAAAGCTCTTGATAAAGCTATAAACTCATCAGAAGTTAAGAAATTTATCGAGATCAAATACAACGGCGCGATTCTTCCAGCATTTTAA
- the murG gene encoding undecaprenyldiphospho-muramoylpentapeptide beta-N-acetylglucosaminyltransferase: MIVICGGGTGGHLAIARSFCEELNRRDIKPIFIGSTSGQDKFWFENDENFLQKFFLPSSGVVNKRGFAKLKSLTNIVNLALKCRKIFKQNDVKAVISVGGYSAAPAAIAAIISKVPLFIHEQNAVMGKLNKILKPYAKDFFSSYDEALPYPYPVAKKFFDSARVREELKTILFLGGSQGAKAINELAINLAPYLKEKGINIIHQCGKNGFDELKKKYDELGFNETNLEIFEFSKEIENKMSKADLAISRAGASSLWELCANALPSIFVPFPYAAGNHQYYNANFLKDKGIAEICLQNGEILDKDEVIRMIENFDLNKSSKALKEILLPNGAKEIIDKILN; this comes from the coding sequence ATGATTGTTATTTGCGGTGGAGGCACTGGTGGACATTTAGCGATCGCAAGAAGCTTTTGCGAGGAGCTAAATAGACGAGATATTAAGCCCATTTTTATTGGTTCAACTAGTGGGCAAGATAAATTTTGGTTTGAAAATGACGAGAATTTTTTACAAAAATTTTTCTTGCCAAGTAGTGGCGTGGTAAATAAAAGAGGCTTTGCTAAGCTAAAATCACTAACAAATATCGTAAATCTTGCTTTAAAATGTAGAAAAATTTTTAAGCAAAATGACGTTAAGGCAGTCATTAGCGTTGGTGGCTATTCAGCAGCTCCAGCGGCTATTGCAGCCATTATCTCAAAAGTACCACTTTTTATCCACGAACAAAATGCTGTAATGGGCAAACTAAATAAAATTTTAAAGCCTTATGCGAAAGACTTTTTTAGCTCTTATGATGAAGCTTTGCCCTACCCTTACCCAGTGGCAAAGAAATTTTTCGATAGTGCAAGAGTGAGAGAGGAGCTAAAGACTATTTTGTTTTTGGGTGGCTCGCAAGGCGCAAAAGCGATAAACGAGCTAGCTATAAATTTAGCTCCATATCTTAAAGAAAAAGGCATAAATATAATTCATCAATGTGGTAAAAACGGCTTTGATGAACTTAAAAAAAAATATGATGAACTTGGCTTTAATGAAACGAATTTAGAAATTTTTGAATTTAGTAAAGAGATAGAAAATAAGATGAGCAAGGCTGACCTTGCCATATCAAGGGCTGGAGCTAGCTCGCTTTGGGAGCTTTGTGCAAATGCTTTGCCATCTATCTTTGTGCCATTTCCTTATGCCGCTGGTAATCATCAATACTACAATGCAAATTTTTTAAAAGATAAAGGCATTGCTGAAATTTGCTTGCAAAATGGAGAAATTTTAGACAAAGACGAAGTTATAAGAATGATAGAAAATTTTGATCTAAACAAAAGCAGTAAAGCTCTAAAAGAGATCCTTTTGCCAAATGGAGCAAAAGAGATAATTGATAAAATTTTAAACTAG
- a CDS encoding FtsW/RodA/SpoVE family cell cycle protein: MAVDKIIFYLCSTLIAISIIFSLSLPVFTVLFFNYDEFHFFIRQFIVGCIGIFIMWWLSRLNPEKTLVWIGFGLLISCGIAMGLMHALPASMVTDAGGARRWIRLPGFSLAPVEFFKIGFVYFLAWSFTRKFSEGKRTLLDEIKILMPYIILFGVAIFLIAVMQNDLGQVVVLALTFVTMALFAGASARLFSIGILGAAFVMTVAIVSSEHRILRIKSWWGTIQNMVLSFLPDSVADVLRVADAPEPYQISHSLNAIKHGEFFGEGLGAGIFKLGFLSEVHTDFVLAGIAEEVGVFGILCIVAIFITLLYRIFRISARSENKVYHLFTLGVGLILSFSFLMNSYGITSITPIKGIAVPFLSYGGSSVLAICIGIGMVLMVSKRAKL, encoded by the coding sequence TTGGCAGTTGATAAGATCATTTTCTATCTTTGTTCGACTTTGATCGCTATAAGCATTATTTTTTCACTATCTTTGCCAGTTTTTACGGTTTTATTTTTTAATTATGACGAATTTCACTTTTTCATCCGCCAGTTTATTGTTGGTTGTATCGGAATTTTCATTATGTGGTGGCTCTCTAGGCTCAATCCCGAAAAAACGCTTGTTTGGATAGGGTTTGGGCTTCTTATATCTTGCGGCATCGCCATGGGGCTAATGCATGCATTGCCAGCTTCAATGGTGACTGATGCTGGTGGTGCTAGACGTTGGATTAGGCTACCTGGCTTTTCGCTAGCTCCAGTTGAGTTTTTTAAAATCGGTTTTGTCTACTTCTTAGCTTGGAGTTTTACTAGAAAATTTAGTGAAGGCAAAAGGACCTTGCTAGATGAGATTAAGATACTCATGCCTTATATTATTCTTTTTGGTGTTGCCATCTTTCTTATCGCTGTTATGCAAAATGACCTTGGTCAAGTAGTCGTGCTGGCGCTTACATTTGTGACGATGGCACTTTTCGCAGGAGCAAGTGCGAGACTTTTTAGTATCGGTATCTTAGGGGCTGCTTTTGTTATGACAGTAGCGATAGTCAGCTCTGAGCATAGAATTTTACGTATAAAGTCATGGTGGGGCACAATACAAAATATGGTGCTTTCTTTCTTGCCTGATAGCGTTGCAGATGTATTAAGAGTGGCTGATGCACCAGAGCCATATCAAATTTCTCACTCGTTAAACGCTATAAAGCATGGCGAATTTTTCGGCGAAGGGCTTGGCGCTGGTATCTTTAAGCTCGGCTTTTTAAGTGAGGTCCATACTGACTTTGTATTAGCTGGTATCGCTGAAGAGGTCGGTGTATTTGGTATTTTGTGTATCGTAGCTATATTTATAACGCTACTTTATAGAATTTTTAGAATTTCAGCCAGAAGCGAAAATAAGGTCTATCATCTATTTACACTTGGTGTCGGGCTTATCTTATCGTTTTCATTTTTAATGAATAGCTACGGTATCACATCGATCACGCCTATTAAGGGTATTGCTGTGCCATTTCTTAGTTACGGTGGTAGCTCCGTGCTTGCGATTTGTATCGGTATCGGCATGGTTTTGATGGTTAGTAAAAGGGCAAAATTATGA
- a CDS encoding MetQ/NlpA family ABC transporter substrate-binding protein: MKFIKLLTASLVALSLHAADKDHTIVVGVSPVPHAEILEFVKPKLKEKGYDLVISEISDYSIPNVATEDGSLDANFFQHLPYLEEQNKARGLHLVSVANVHVEPLGFYSKKIKNIKELKDGAKVAIAYDPSNGNRALRILEKAGLIEIDKNAKVATINDITKNSKNLQFVELEGAQIPRTLDDVDIAAISTNFVLDLGMSVAKDALLLEDANSPYANIIVTKAGNENNPKIKALIDAVLSPDTKNFIITRYKGEVIPAF; the protein is encoded by the coding sequence ATGAAATTTATCAAACTTTTAACCGCATCTTTAGTTGCTCTAAGCCTTCACGCAGCCGACAAGGACCACACTATCGTAGTCGGCGTCTCGCCAGTACCACACGCTGAAATTTTAGAATTTGTAAAGCCAAAGCTAAAAGAGAAAGGCTACGACCTTGTTATCTCTGAAATTTCAGACTACTCTATCCCAAATGTCGCCACAGAAGATGGCAGTTTGGACGCAAATTTCTTTCAGCATTTACCATATCTTGAGGAGCAAAACAAGGCTAGAGGCTTGCATCTTGTAAGTGTTGCAAATGTCCATGTTGAGCCACTTGGCTTTTATTCTAAAAAGATAAAAAACATAAAAGAGTTAAAAGATGGTGCAAAAGTTGCGATCGCTTATGATCCATCAAATGGCAATAGAGCGCTTAGAATTTTAGAAAAGGCTGGTCTTATCGAGATCGATAAAAACGCAAAAGTTGCAACTATAAATGACATAACTAAAAATTCTAAAAATTTACAGTTTGTAGAGCTTGAGGGTGCTCAGATACCAAGAACGCTTGATGATGTCGATATCGCTGCCATTAGTACAAATTTCGTCCTTGATCTTGGCATGAGCGTGGCAAAAGACGCACTTTTGCTTGAAGACGCCAACAGTCCTTATGCTAACATCATCGTCACAAAGGCTGGCAACGAAAATAACCCTAAAATCAAAGCTTTGATTGATGCGGTACTTAGCCCTGATACTAAAAATTTTATCATTACTCGCTATAAAGGCGAAGTTATACCTGCATTTTAA
- a CDS encoding adenylosuccinate lyase, translated as MKVTQTLESLSILTDNDTLFRELRDMISRNFTKILSNKNKVISFYEESEIPQRKCFLKFIKKLYEKQSDDKLDIRFANYKTIKLGFVQKNTLTPVISLNVNFVKNEVKFELKDALCRDFASYISESLVKSNVTFSKNDDFLNITISNDNDINTLNKLLYKRSYPKFSVNFIYDEKDYKAFKQGIKIKSSSKFVSRFSVLANLLEENFGILGCKKDDDFETIRQSYLSLVNIYHPDRHANKNPLIQEEYAKKFKNIQSAYESLKPYFKNQENFVMVG; from the coding sequence ATGAAAGTTACGCAAACATTAGAATCTCTAAGCATTTTAACTGATAATGACACTTTGTTTCGTGAGCTTAGAGATATGATAAGCAGAAATTTTACAAAAATTTTATCTAATAAAAATAAGGTTATTTCGTTTTATGAAGAGAGCGAAATCCCGCAACGCAAGTGCTTTTTAAAATTTATAAAAAAACTTTATGAAAAGCAAAGTGATGATAAGCTCGATATTCGTTTTGCAAACTATAAAACCATAAAGCTTGGCTTTGTTCAAAAAAATACCCTAACTCCAGTCATTAGCCTAAACGTAAATTTTGTAAAAAATGAAGTCAAATTTGAACTAAAAGATGCACTTTGCAGAGACTTTGCTAGCTACATCAGCGAGAGTCTAGTAAAAAGTAATGTTACTTTTAGCAAAAATGATGATTTTTTAAACATCACCATCTCAAACGACAACGACATAAACACATTAAACAAACTGCTCTACAAAAGAAGCTATCCAAAATTTAGCGTAAATTTTATCTATGATGAAAAAGACTACAAAGCCTTTAAACAAGGTATAAAAATAAAAAGCTCATCTAAATTTGTAAGCAGATTTTCTGTGCTTGCAAATTTGCTTGAGGAAAATTTTGGGATTTTGGGTTGTAAAAAAGATGATGACTTTGAAACTATCAGACAAAGCTATCTTTCACTCGTAAATATCTATCACCCAGATAGGCACGCCAACAAAAATCCTCTCATACAAGAAGAATACGCAAAAAAATTTAAAAATATTCAATCTGCTTATGAGAGCCTAAAACCATACTTTAAAAATCAAGAAAATTTTGTGATGGTTGGCTAG
- a CDS encoding DedA family protein encodes MLHDVIDFIVASVSSWGYAGIFVMMFLESSFFPFPSEVAMIPAGYLAHKGEMSLILAFLAGTLGSLLGAIFNYYLCYFFGREIVLKYGKFVGITHEKMDKFEAFFNKHGEISTFNSRLIPGIRQYISLPAGLAKMNIFRFCLFTTLGAGIWCAVLLGVGYFLGSNPSKQTLLIITITLLAVVTVISVVYIIRQRKG; translated from the coding sequence ATGCTGCATGATGTTATTGATTTTATAGTTGCGAGCGTAAGTAGCTGGGGTTATGCTGGCATATTTGTGATGATGTTTTTAGAAAGCTCGTTTTTTCCATTTCCAAGCGAGGTCGCAATGATACCGGCTGGCTATTTGGCGCATAAAGGTGAAATGAGTTTAATTTTGGCCTTTCTTGCAGGCACGCTTGGAAGCCTGCTTGGCGCTATTTTTAACTATTATCTTTGCTACTTTTTTGGTCGCGAGATCGTTTTAAAATACGGCAAATTTGTGGGAATCACTCACGAAAAAATGGATAAATTTGAAGCATTTTTCAATAAACACGGCGAAATTTCTACATTTAACTCACGTCTGATTCCTGGCATTCGTCAATACATCAGCCTACCAGCTGGACTTGCTAAGATGAATATTTTTAGATTTTGCCTATTTACCACTCTTGGAGCTGGGATTTGGTGTGCTGTTTTGCTTGGAGTTGGCTATTTTCTAGGTTCAAATCCTAGCAAACAGACACTTTTAATAATCACGATCACTCTTTTGGCTGTAGTTACTGTAATAAGTGTGGTTTATATAATAAGGCAAAGAAAAGGCTAA